One genomic region from Sphingobacterium multivorum encodes:
- a CDS encoding TetR/AcrR family transcriptional regulator translates to MSKAEQTRQYIIEKTAPIFNKKGYFATSLSDISTATGLTKGSIYGNFKDKDDLATHVYTYQSKKIAEAVNQQIIQQKTALKKLLSFLDFYKENFKNIAASGGCPMMNAAVEADDSLSFLTPKVKRSFDLWKQRLILILEEGVASGEFKQHISTENYAITFMAMVEGGILLSKISGRAKDLAIVLDKMKDMVDREIKA, encoded by the coding sequence ATGTCAAAAGCAGAACAGACTCGGCAATATATCATTGAAAAAACTGCGCCCATTTTTAATAAAAAAGGCTATTTTGCGACTTCGCTCTCGGACATCTCGACAGCGACAGGATTAACAAAAGGAAGTATCTATGGTAATTTCAAGGACAAAGATGACCTGGCTACTCATGTGTATACCTATCAGAGCAAAAAAATCGCTGAAGCCGTTAATCAGCAGATTATACAGCAAAAAACAGCGTTAAAGAAACTCTTGTCTTTTCTAGATTTCTACAAGGAAAATTTCAAAAATATCGCAGCTTCAGGAGGCTGTCCTATGATGAACGCGGCCGTAGAGGCCGATGACTCGCTGTCTTTTCTAACACCTAAAGTCAAACGCTCTTTTGACCTTTGGAAACAGCGATTAATTCTAATTCTTGAAGAAGGAGTTGCTAGCGGCGAATTTAAACAGCATATTTCTACCGAAAATTATGCCATTACGTTTATGGCTATGGTTGAAGGCGGAATCCTGCTTTCCAAGATTTCCGGCCGAGCAAAAGATCTTGCCATTGTATTGGATAAAATGAAGGATATGGTGGATCGGGAGATCAAGGCATAA
- a CDS encoding helix-turn-helix transcriptional regulator encodes MQKSPADRILMLLKMRREATAAVIATALAITKEGARKHLLNLANQKLIVSDARSEGIGRPSTYYSLSPQGMAKFPDSHADITVQLLQSIKQVLGENALDLLISDRESKVYQKYTEVLSGIESIEKKLEIIAEKRTEEGYMAEWRKEADDYLLIENHCPICAAATECQGFCRSELNNFQQLIGPAYRICRTEYIIENAPRCTYRISKTK; translated from the coding sequence ATGCAGAAAAGTCCAGCTGATCGAATATTGATGTTATTAAAAATGCGCCGAGAAGCCACAGCAGCTGTGATTGCAACAGCGTTGGCGATAACAAAAGAAGGCGCCCGTAAACATTTATTGAACCTCGCGAATCAAAAACTGATCGTCTCCGATGCCCGTAGCGAAGGTATAGGCCGCCCCTCGACTTATTACAGTTTGTCACCACAGGGCATGGCAAAATTTCCAGATAGTCACGCCGACATTACAGTACAATTGTTGCAGTCAATTAAACAGGTGCTTGGCGAGAATGCGTTGGATCTACTGATTAGTGACCGGGAGTCTAAGGTATACCAGAAATATACTGAAGTGCTATCAGGTATTGAATCCATTGAAAAAAAACTTGAAATTATAGCCGAAAAAAGAACAGAGGAAGGCTATATGGCTGAATGGAGGAAAGAAGCTGACGATTATCTTCTCATTGAAAATCACTGCCCCATATGTGCAGCAGCAACCGAATGTCAGGGATTCTGTCGTTCAGAACTGAATAATTTCCAGCAACTCATCGGTCCGGCCTATCGCATCTGTAGAACAGAATACATCATCGAAAACGCGCCTCGCTGTACCTATCGCATTTCAAAGACGAAATAA
- a CDS encoding superoxide dismutase gives MHKFQLPQLPYAYAALEPYFDRETMTIHHQKHHQAYVDNLNKALEGTESEGDTLLDILTSISTYSPAVRNNGGGHFNHTLFWEILSPNPKTVPTGKLADEINAAFGSLEELKANIKNAGLGQFGSGWSWLYVKHSGALAVVATANQDNPLMDTQSIGRGFPILGVDVWEHAYYLKYQNKRADYLDAFWSLLDWSVVEQKYDAVIAGLV, from the coding sequence ATGCACAAATTTCAATTACCCCAGTTACCATATGCCTATGCGGCGCTTGAACCCTATTTTGATCGCGAGACCATGACGATTCATCATCAAAAGCATCATCAAGCTTATGTCGACAATCTAAATAAGGCATTGGAAGGAACGGAAAGCGAAGGTGACACGCTGTTGGATATACTCACAAGCATAAGTACATATAGCCCAGCAGTCCGCAATAATGGCGGCGGTCACTTTAACCATACGTTATTTTGGGAAATCTTATCGCCTAATCCAAAAACGGTACCTACAGGGAAGTTAGCGGATGAGATAAACGCTGCCTTTGGTTCTTTAGAAGAGCTCAAAGCCAATATCAAAAATGCTGGGCTTGGGCAGTTCGGTTCGGGGTGGTCATGGCTCTATGTCAAGCATTCTGGTGCCTTAGCTGTCGTCGCAACAGCCAATCAGGATAATCCGCTGATGGATACACAATCGATCGGCAGGGGGTTCCCTATTTTGGGTGTCGATGTTTGGGAGCATGCCTATTATTTGAAATATCAGAATAAAAGGGCCGATTATTTAGATGCATTTTGGTCGCTTTTGGATTGGTCTGTTGTTGAACAAAAATACGATGCCGTAATTGCAGGCTTGGTTTGA
- a CDS encoding DUF2480 family protein has translation MFINKVENTGILALDLIDFKSNLAIQSFDIKTLLYREAIVKEKEFREALTAVDWSAFRNQAVAISCSVDAIIPPWVYMTLAEKLHPVAAYYDFKTVEALEIDLWIQALQAMDLSHFQQQKVVIRARPNIPASLYMLATERLIPIVQTLMYGEVGMPKVIFKKGKV, from the coding sequence ATGTTTATAAATAAAGTTGAAAACACGGGTATATTGGCTTTAGATCTGATTGATTTTAAGTCCAATCTCGCCATCCAAAGTTTTGACATCAAAACATTGTTGTATCGGGAAGCAATCGTGAAAGAAAAGGAATTCAGAGAAGCTTTAACCGCGGTGGACTGGTCTGCTTTCCGAAATCAAGCGGTTGCTATCAGCTGTTCTGTCGACGCAATTATCCCGCCTTGGGTCTATATGACCCTGGCGGAAAAACTTCATCCTGTTGCAGCGTATTACGATTTTAAGACGGTAGAGGCTTTGGAAATAGATTTGTGGATACAGGCTTTGCAAGCAATGGATCTGTCGCATTTTCAGCAGCAAAAAGTTGTCATACGGGCCCGTCCGAATATCCCGGCGTCACTTTATATGTTGGCGACGGAACGTTTGATTCCTATTGTGCAGACCTTGATGTATGGTGAGGTTGGTATGCCAAAAGTTATTTTTAAAAAAGGGAAAGTATAA
- a CDS encoding NADPH-dependent FMN reductase — MKALIFNGALERRQESTSGKLSHYFSHQLNQRGIENTIFNLSDSGIPLFDLSLNRIPNAVKIMNTQFLEADVHFWLSPLYHGSIPGVMKNCLDWLEVSAKNKPAYLTDKHIGLVCWADGVHALQGINAMDAIAKSLRAWTLPFSVPIMKSTLFEPDNPNVVSSAYQCKLDLLIDIATKKSKEYR, encoded by the coding sequence ATGAAAGCATTAATATTCAATGGCGCCTTGGAAAGAAGGCAAGAATCGACATCAGGAAAATTATCACACTATTTTTCCCACCAACTAAACCAACGAGGTATTGAAAATACGATTTTTAACCTGTCGGATAGTGGAATACCCTTATTTGATTTGAGTCTCAATCGGATACCCAATGCCGTCAAGATTATGAATACCCAGTTTCTAGAAGCAGATGTACATTTTTGGTTGTCTCCGCTTTATCATGGAAGTATTCCCGGTGTGATGAAAAATTGTTTGGATTGGCTTGAAGTCAGTGCTAAAAATAAACCGGCTTATCTGACGGATAAACATATCGGACTAGTGTGTTGGGCCGATGGCGTGCACGCGCTTCAGGGTATTAATGCAATGGATGCTATCGCGAAGTCGCTCCGCGCCTGGACATTGCCTTTTAGTGTTCCTATCATGAAATCTACTCTTTTTGAGCCGGATAATCCAAATGTGGTATCTTCGGCTTACCAATGTAAGCTTGACTTGCTGATCGATATTGCTACGAAAAAGAGCAAGGAATATCGTTGA
- a CDS encoding sensor histidine kinase, whose translation MFQLKELTKIIAFFIVYFTVHLVTAQSFLPLDENRYRSDAEKLLLSSSDDSVKAMQYFYLADYYRFRDTTKFWDHMREGERFAKPFRSLQAMGALCKSFYYGQFLDSKNAGVEAQRCVDLLGNAQKPFQQGLLAKAWYNLGLVRFPKKGFADFLDILNGKCLPYAKAHDPIMEGSINTMIGMTFMSSNQLTKADEYHQLAIKQLEQQPPSAALVVAYLNTVSNYCYQVKSKEARVLLDKVKQLLKDYPNSSQLPNYYYNEALYFTTKQQTDEALRLLDIGLDWSVKMNNWKLFQMMRFRKFNVYLLQKKYADAKLQLEEIIKNGLLTRDLYNSKIVYSQLAAVNELMGNYQDALKMSNKANTLSDSIQKVQLLEKMNEMEAKYKTVEKEKEILNLRAEKERNQFRIFLVLGIAVLLFFIVLFVNFSYRKQRKLNTQIQLNHEIALDKMEKEKQLQISESMLKGEEQERHRIAQDLHDSIGGMLTGLKFKIAGDVAKSTLLTDEVPQKLNDILGEVRRISHNLMPESLRQFGLIAALEQLCMAMKNSNVSIQFENYEPELNVDFQKGLALYRIVQEAISNALKYANADSIIVQVSKSNEVLHILVEDNGKGFDSAVLNYGLGLNNMVNRVKWINGSIDIQSKLGSGTQIEIGVTV comes from the coding sequence ATGTTTCAGTTGAAAGAGTTAACGAAGATAATTGCCTTTTTTATAGTATACTTTACTGTGCATCTTGTAACTGCACAGAGTTTTCTGCCATTGGATGAGAATAGATATCGATCTGATGCGGAAAAGTTATTGCTGTCGAGTTCGGATGACAGTGTGAAGGCAATGCAGTATTTTTATTTGGCAGATTACTATCGATTTAGGGATACGACCAAATTTTGGGATCATATGCGGGAGGGGGAGCGTTTCGCCAAACCATTCCGGAGTTTACAGGCGATGGGGGCACTCTGCAAAAGCTTTTATTATGGACAATTTCTGGATAGTAAAAATGCCGGAGTTGAAGCCCAACGATGTGTAGACCTCCTTGGAAATGCGCAAAAACCTTTTCAACAGGGCCTTTTGGCTAAAGCTTGGTATAATCTGGGCTTGGTTCGGTTTCCAAAAAAGGGATTTGCTGATTTTCTGGATATCCTAAACGGGAAGTGCTTGCCTTATGCCAAAGCACATGACCCCATTATGGAAGGTAGTATAAATACGATGATCGGCATGACCTTTATGTCGTCCAATCAGCTTACAAAAGCTGATGAATACCATCAATTGGCCATCAAGCAACTCGAGCAGCAACCACCGAGTGCTGCACTTGTGGTGGCTTATCTCAATACAGTCAGCAATTATTGCTATCAGGTGAAATCCAAAGAAGCAAGAGTGCTACTGGATAAAGTCAAACAGCTCTTGAAAGATTATCCAAATTCTTCGCAATTACCCAATTATTATTACAATGAGGCGCTTTATTTTACCACAAAGCAACAGACTGATGAAGCCCTTCGTCTGCTGGATATCGGGTTGGATTGGTCGGTGAAAATGAACAATTGGAAATTATTCCAGATGATGCGGTTCAGAAAGTTTAATGTGTATCTCCTGCAGAAAAAGTATGCTGATGCTAAACTGCAGTTGGAGGAAATCATTAAAAATGGATTATTAACGCGAGATCTTTACAACAGTAAAATTGTGTACAGTCAACTGGCAGCTGTAAATGAGCTGATGGGTAATTATCAGGATGCGCTGAAGATGTCCAATAAGGCAAATACACTATCCGACAGTATTCAGAAGGTCCAATTGTTGGAGAAAATGAATGAGATGGAAGCAAAATATAAAACCGTAGAAAAAGAAAAAGAGATTCTGAATCTGCGCGCAGAAAAGGAACGCAACCAATTTCGGATTTTCCTCGTTTTGGGTATTGCCGTTTTGCTTTTCTTTATTGTACTATTTGTTAATTTTTCCTATCGAAAACAACGGAAGCTCAATACACAGATACAGCTCAATCACGAAATCGCATTGGACAAAATGGAAAAGGAAAAGCAGTTGCAAATTTCGGAATCGATGCTAAAAGGAGAGGAGCAGGAGCGTCATCGTATTGCCCAAGATCTGCATGATAGCATAGGTGGCATGTTGACAGGTTTAAAATTTAAGATTGCCGGCGATGTGGCAAAGAGTACACTCTTGACAGATGAAGTGCCGCAGAAGTTGAACGACATCTTAGGTGAAGTAAGACGGATATCCCATAACCTGATGCCCGAATCGCTGCGTCAGTTTGGATTGATAGCAGCATTGGAGCAATTGTGTATGGCGATGAAAAATAGTAACGTTTCGATCCAGTTTGAGAACTACGAGCCTGAATTGAATGTGGATTTTCAAAAGGGATTGGCCCTGTATCGAATTGTTCAGGAGGCCATTTCAAATGCACTAAAGTATGCCAATGCGGATTCAATTATCGTTCAGGTAAGTAAATCGAACGAAGTACTCCATATCCTCGTTGAGGATAATGGCAAAGGCTTTGATTCTGCTGTGTTAAATTATGGATTGGGTTTAAATAATATGGTCAACAGGGTGAAATGGATCAATGGATCAATTGATATTCAGAGTAAGCTTGGATCTGGAACGCAGATCGAAATTGGTGTAACTGTTTAA
- a CDS encoding response regulator transcription factor, with translation MEIIAVLDDHPLLLEGVASFLNNQDGYLVYPFLEEIALIEFLKVTGADLILMDMQLLKTNGVDVCTQVRKLFPTIPIVALSNLADGNLIFQFMQAGGNGYILKDVTNEEFLRCVELGLDGKEAICDRAKELYRGAISTISGLPRLTQREKEILTLISKGLTTNQIAEQLFLSPVTVETHRRNLLTKFKVKNMIELVQLAMKHKLLGLE, from the coding sequence ATGGAGATAATTGCAGTGTTAGACGATCATCCCTTATTGTTGGAAGGTGTCGCTTCTTTTCTCAATAATCAGGATGGGTATCTCGTATACCCCTTTTTGGAAGAGATTGCGTTAATTGAATTTTTAAAGGTCACAGGAGCCGATCTCATCCTGATGGATATGCAGCTGTTGAAGACAAATGGGGTGGATGTCTGTACACAGGTGAGGAAACTGTTTCCGACGATTCCCATTGTTGCATTGAGCAATTTAGCCGATGGAAACCTTATTTTTCAGTTTATGCAGGCTGGCGGAAATGGCTATATTTTAAAGGACGTTACCAACGAAGAATTCTTGCGCTGTGTAGAGCTCGGGCTCGATGGCAAAGAGGCCATTTGTGATCGGGCAAAAGAACTTTATCGTGGTGCAATTTCGACGATCAGCGGTCTACCTCGGCTTACACAGCGTGAAAAAGAGATTTTGACGTTGATCTCCAAGGGACTTACCACGAACCAAATTGCTGAACAGTTGTTTTTAAGTCCAGTTACGGTTGAAACGCATCGGCGCAATCTCCTGACCAAATTCAAAGTTAAAAATATGATTGAGCTCGTACAGCTGGCAATGAAACATAAGTTGTTGGGACTCGAATAG
- the cydB gene encoding cytochrome d ubiquinol oxidase subunit II, with protein sequence MEIFWFIVLTFMLGIYIVLDGYDFGAGIVHLFFAKTEQEKKAVTNSIGPFWDANEVWLIASGGVLFFAFPTLYASSFSGFYLPLMLVLWLLIFRAISLELRGQVHHRLWEALWDKAFGLASLLLALFFGAALGNVVRGVNLGMVENGVSTQEPHYFFLALWNPTFDPLAQHQGIIDWFTIILGLVAVVTLTIHGAGWVILKTSSTLNTRLKNIVFKLNFVLLILVILSAYVWHYVKPISLNNLQNHYWLWIFPVIAATGLLGQFWIKTFKKDGIGFLFSSLFILGSFATTVASMFPIVLPSTNDVNPSLTIQNAAAHEYGLSVGLGWFMFATILVIAYFIIQFRVFKGKLDDVGYGEH encoded by the coding sequence ATGGAAATATTCTGGTTTATCGTATTAACTTTTATGCTGGGAATTTATATCGTACTCGATGGGTACGATTTTGGAGCGGGAATTGTCCATCTATTCTTTGCTAAAACCGAACAGGAGAAAAAAGCTGTTACCAACTCAATTGGGCCGTTTTGGGATGCCAATGAAGTCTGGCTCATCGCTTCTGGTGGCGTCCTATTTTTTGCTTTCCCCACACTCTACGCCTCCTCCTTCAGTGGTTTCTACCTTCCCCTAATGCTTGTACTTTGGTTACTTATTTTTAGAGCAATAAGTCTTGAACTCAGAGGTCAGGTTCACCATCGTCTTTGGGAAGCTTTGTGGGATAAGGCTTTTGGCCTGGCAAGCCTGTTGCTGGCACTTTTCTTTGGCGCTGCGCTGGGCAATGTCGTTCGCGGAGTAAACCTGGGTATGGTAGAGAATGGTGTATCCACCCAAGAGCCGCACTATTTCTTCTTGGCACTTTGGAACCCGACATTTGACCCATTAGCCCAACATCAAGGCATCATAGACTGGTTCACTATCATTTTAGGTTTAGTTGCCGTCGTTACATTAACCATCCACGGCGCAGGCTGGGTCATTCTGAAAACATCCAGCACATTAAACACGAGACTAAAGAACATTGTTTTTAAGCTCAACTTTGTCTTGCTTATTCTTGTCATACTATCGGCCTATGTATGGCATTATGTGAAGCCCATCTCACTAAACAATCTTCAAAATCATTATTGGCTATGGATATTCCCTGTGATTGCTGCCACTGGATTACTTGGACAATTTTGGATCAAAACCTTTAAAAAAGACGGTATTGGCTTCCTATTTTCATCGCTGTTCATCCTAGGGAGCTTTGCGACGACCGTTGCTTCCATGTTCCCGATAGTATTGCCTTCAACGAATGACGTAAACCCCTCCTTGACGATTCAAAATGCTGCTGCGCATGAATATGGTCTTTCCGTAGGTTTAGGCTGGTTTATGTTTGCCACAATTCTGGTGATTGCCTATTTTATCATCCAATTTAGGGTCTTCAAAGGTAAGCTGGATGACGTCGGTTACGGTGAACATTAA
- a CDS encoding cytochrome ubiquinol oxidase subunit I, translating into MEDMILYNRLQFAFTITFHYLFPQLTMGLSLMIVYFKWKFLQTQNEDYNHASKFWMKIFALNFTMGVVTGIPMEFQFGTNWAKFSELTGGIIGQTLAMEGMFSFFLESSFLGMFLFGEKLLGHKLHFLSGLMVFIGSWASGFLIIATHSWMQHPVGYEILENGKFVLNNFSALFSNPWLWPSYLHNQAASLVTSSFFVASIGSFYLLSDRHSKFGKIFVKSGVIFGAISSVMLAFPTGDLAAKNVVKYQPAAFAGMEGIFKTEQGGSEIILVGQPDMENKKLDNKIAVPNVLSFLTYQRWDAEIKGLNEFDQSLHPTNVPGLYYSYHIMVGLGTIFIGIMVLGALLLWRNKLYQTKWLLWIIMFMIPFPYIANTAGWYTAELGRQPWLVYNLMRMVDGVSPTVSSGNTLFTFLGFVGLYILLGLLFLMLVLKIIRKGPETTVALT; encoded by the coding sequence ATGGAAGATATGATTCTCTATAATCGACTTCAGTTCGCATTTACGATTACATTCCATTACTTATTCCCTCAATTGACCATGGGTTTATCCCTCATGATCGTCTATTTCAAATGGAAATTCCTGCAAACACAAAACGAAGATTACAACCATGCATCCAAATTTTGGATGAAAATCTTTGCGCTTAACTTCACCATGGGCGTTGTAACAGGCATTCCCATGGAGTTTCAATTTGGCACCAACTGGGCTAAATTTTCTGAACTTACGGGTGGTATTATCGGACAGACCTTAGCCATGGAAGGTATGTTTTCCTTTTTCCTAGAGTCATCATTTCTGGGGATGTTTCTTTTTGGAGAGAAGTTGCTCGGGCATAAGCTCCATTTTTTATCCGGACTCATGGTCTTTATTGGATCTTGGGCCAGTGGTTTTCTGATTATCGCCACACATTCCTGGATGCAGCACCCTGTAGGGTATGAGATTCTTGAAAACGGCAAATTTGTACTGAACAATTTTAGTGCATTATTCAGTAATCCATGGTTATGGCCATCTTATTTACATAATCAAGCCGCTTCGTTGGTGACCAGTTCCTTTTTTGTGGCTTCTATTGGATCTTTCTATCTCCTAAGTGACCGGCATAGTAAGTTTGGAAAGATATTCGTTAAAAGTGGCGTCATCTTCGGCGCCATTTCATCGGTTATGTTGGCATTTCCTACGGGAGACCTTGCCGCCAAAAACGTAGTCAAATATCAACCCGCAGCCTTTGCCGGCATGGAGGGCATCTTCAAAACGGAGCAAGGCGGATCCGAGATTATCCTGGTCGGCCAACCCGACATGGAAAACAAAAAGCTGGACAATAAAATAGCGGTGCCGAATGTCTTGAGCTTCCTCACCTACCAGCGCTGGGACGCAGAAATCAAGGGATTAAATGAATTTGACCAGTCCTTGCATCCAACCAACGTACCCGGACTCTATTACAGCTATCACATCATGGTAGGGCTGGGTACCATATTCATCGGCATTATGGTTCTTGGAGCGCTACTGCTTTGGCGGAACAAATTGTATCAAACCAAATGGTTATTGTGGATCATCATGTTTATGATTCCATTTCCATACATCGCGAATACTGCAGGTTGGTATACAGCTGAATTGGGGCGGCAACCTTGGCTTGTTTATAATCTCATGCGAATGGTAGACGGTGTATCCCCTACCGTATCTTCCGGAAATACATTATTTACCTTTCTCGGCTTCGTCGGTTTATACATTCTTTTGGGTTTGTTATTTCTGATGTTAGTCTTGAAGATCATTAGAAAAGGTCCTGAAACGACAGTTGCATTAACCTAA